The following coding sequences lie in one Streptomyces albofaciens JCM 4342 genomic window:
- a CDS encoding MarR family winged helix-turn-helix transcriptional regulator, with translation MNPDRNLPQLLADARHWFDTALAAAMADAGERPVTLGQQNVFAHLPPDGATVSDLARWMNVTRQSAHQAVHALIGMGLLEQTPDPASARRRIIVMTAEGRRVHRLARTLIARLEDDLGRRLGPPSLTTLRQILDRPWGPAALETGATTPDTGNGTPRPRTDAAP, from the coding sequence ATGAACCCCGACCGCAACCTCCCCCAGCTCCTCGCCGACGCCAGACACTGGTTCGACACCGCGCTCGCCGCCGCCATGGCAGACGCCGGCGAGCGGCCCGTCACCCTCGGCCAGCAAAACGTCTTCGCCCACCTGCCCCCCGACGGCGCCACCGTCTCGGACCTGGCCCGCTGGATGAACGTCACCCGCCAAAGCGCCCACCAGGCCGTCCACGCCCTCATCGGCATGGGCCTGCTCGAACAGACCCCGGACCCCGCCTCCGCCCGCCGCCGCATCATCGTCATGACCGCCGAAGGCCGACGCGTACACCGCCTCGCCCGCACCCTGATCGCCCGGCTGGAGGACGACCTCGGCAGACGCCTCGGCCCGCCCTCACTCACCACCCTGCGCCAGATCCTCGACCGCCCGTGGGGCCCGGCTGCTCTGGAGACCGGCGCGACGACACCGGACACAGGAAACGGCACCCCGCGGCCCCGCACTGACGCCGCGCCATAG
- a CDS encoding helix-turn-helix domain-containing protein, with amino-acid sequence MNRNGHTAEDGSPDNIVAVPYRPTPGSPPGAEVLDFPRLAARARSHGLDPYRPRRPAFHELLTVTTGTLRCSVDFNTVDLTPGSWLWVRPGQVLQFLTHLSETGGTAILFPPGFLSTPTAAITGAQDHTRCRLLRPTARQTPALGHIRRALEESYRDITALPLKAHIEAMRSLLSALLLHLAHPDGSPSPGSPGDEPFHRFRQAVEESFCHTHRVEEYAARLGYSVRTLTRATRAAAGCGAKRFIDDRILLEAKRLLAHTALPPAVIGERIGFHHATAFSAFFRRRTGTTPTAFRTWAAGAPSAARHPAGTQVTPGDPSEDLS; translated from the coding sequence ATGAACAGAAACGGACACACTGCAGAGGATGGGTCTCCCGACAACATCGTGGCCGTCCCCTACCGCCCCACTCCCGGCTCGCCACCGGGTGCGGAGGTGCTCGACTTTCCCCGGCTCGCCGCACGGGCGCGCAGCCACGGCCTCGATCCCTACCGCCCCCGGCGCCCGGCCTTTCACGAACTGCTCACCGTCACCACCGGCACCCTGCGCTGTTCCGTCGATTTCAACACCGTCGACCTCACCCCCGGCAGCTGGCTGTGGGTGCGCCCCGGACAGGTCCTGCAGTTCCTCACCCACCTGTCCGAGACCGGCGGCACCGCGATCCTCTTCCCACCCGGCTTCCTCAGCACCCCCACGGCCGCCATCACCGGCGCGCAGGACCACACCCGGTGCCGCCTGCTGCGGCCTACCGCCCGCCAGACACCCGCCCTCGGCCACATCCGCAGGGCGCTCGAAGAGAGCTACCGCGACATCACCGCGCTGCCCCTGAAGGCCCACATCGAGGCCATGCGCAGCCTGCTGTCCGCCCTGCTGCTCCACCTCGCCCACCCGGACGGCTCCCCGTCACCCGGCAGCCCCGGCGACGAGCCCTTCCACCGCTTCCGGCAAGCCGTCGAGGAGAGCTTCTGCCATACCCACCGCGTCGAGGAATACGCCGCCCGGCTCGGCTACAGCGTGCGCACCCTCACCCGCGCCACCCGGGCGGCCGCCGGCTGCGGAGCCAAACGCTTCATCGACGACCGCATCCTGCTGGAGGCCAAACGCCTCCTCGCGCACACGGCCCTGCCCCCCGCCGTCATCGGTGAACGCATCGGCTTCCACCACGCCACCGCCTTCAGCGCCTTCTTCCGCCGCCGCACCGGCACCACACCCACCGCCTTCCGCACCTGGGCCGCCGGCGCCCCGTCAGCCGCCCGACACCCCGCCGGCACTCAGGTGACACCCGGCGACCCCAGCGAGGATCTTTCATGA
- a CDS encoding non-oxidative hydroxyarylic acid decarboxylases subunit B, producing MRLIIGMTGATGAVFGVRLLENLQQLPEVETHLVCSRWARSTVELETGRSAREITALADHIHAPEDQGAPIASGSFRADGMVIVPCSMKTLAAIRTGYADGLVARAADVVLKERRRLVLVPRETPLSEIHLENMLALARMGAQIVPPVPAFYNHPSSIDDIVDHITARVLDQFGLPAPAARRWQGMRAARRERPVA from the coding sequence GTGCGGCTGATCATCGGGATGACGGGAGCGACCGGCGCGGTCTTCGGCGTCCGGCTGCTGGAGAACCTCCAGCAGTTGCCGGAAGTGGAGACCCATCTGGTGTGCTCGCGCTGGGCCCGCTCGACCGTCGAGCTGGAGACGGGACGGTCGGCACGGGAGATCACCGCGCTGGCCGACCACATCCACGCGCCGGAGGACCAGGGCGCGCCGATCGCCTCGGGCTCGTTTCGCGCGGACGGGATGGTCATCGTGCCGTGCTCGATGAAGACGCTGGCCGCAATCCGCACCGGGTACGCCGACGGTCTGGTGGCCCGCGCCGCCGATGTGGTGCTCAAGGAGCGGCGCCGTCTGGTGCTGGTGCCGCGGGAGACACCGCTCAGCGAGATCCACCTGGAGAACATGCTGGCCCTCGCCCGGATGGGCGCCCAGATCGTCCCGCCCGTGCCCGCCTTCTACAACCATCCGAGCAGCATCGACGACATCGTCGACCACATCACCGCGCGCGTCCTGGACCAGTTCGGTCTCCCGGCGCCTGCCGCGCGCCGCTGGCAGGGCATGCGCGCGGCCCGCCGGGAACGGCCCGTCGCCTGA